From Phragmites australis chromosome 5, lpPhrAust1.1, whole genome shotgun sequence, a single genomic window includes:
- the LOC133917455 gene encoding expansin-A13-like, whose amino-acid sequence MAGAYVCAAVLLALGCALAVAAAEQTEWLRAHATFYGGADASGTMGGACGYGNLYAQGYGTRTAALSTALFNNGASCGQCYKLVCDRKTDRTWCKPGVSVTITVTNFCPPNWDLPSDNGGWCNPPRPHFDMAQPAWEKIGIYRGGIIPVIYKRVPCVKRGGVRFSINGHDYFELVLVTNVAGPGSIKAMDIKGSKSAGWMPMAHNWGANWHSLAYHNGQGLSFRVTITDGQTIVFANVVPPNWKFGQTFASNLQFK is encoded by the exons ATGGCTGGAGCTTACGTCTGCGCGGCGGTGCTGCTCGCGCTCGGCTGCGCGCTGGCCGTCGCCGCGGCCGAGCAGACAGAGTGGCTGAGGGCGCACGCCACGTTCTACGGCGGCGCTGACGCCTCCGGCACCATGG GAGGGGCGTGCGGGTACGGGAACCTGTACGCGCAGGGGTACGGCACGCGCACGGCGGCGCTGAGCACGGCGCTCTTCAACAACGGCGCGTCGTGCGGGCAGTGCTACAAGCTCGTGTGCGACCGCAAGACGGACAGGACGTGGTGCAAGCCCGGCGTGTCGGTCACCATCACGGTCACCAACTTCTGCCCGCCCAACTGGGACCTCCCCAGCGACAACGGCGGGTGGTGCAACCCGCCGCGGCCGCACTTCGACATGGCGCAGCCGGCATGGGAGAAGATCGGCATCTACCGCGGCGGCATCATCCCTGTCATCTACAAAAG GGTTCCGTGCGTGAAGAGGGGCGGGGTGCGTTTCAGCATCAACGGGCATGACTACTTCGAGCTGGTGCTGGTGACCAACGTCGCGGGGCCCGGGTCGATCAAGGCCATGGACATCAAGGGCTCCAAGTCGGCGGGCTGGATGCCGATGGCGCACAACTGGGGCGCGAACTGGCACTCGCTCGCCTACCACAACGGCCAGGGCCTGTCCTTCAGGGTGACCATCACCGACGGCCAGACGATCGTCTTCGCCAACGTCGTGCCGCCCAACTGGAAGTTCGGCCAGACGTTTGCGAGCAACCTGCAGTTCAAGTGA